In one window of Camarhynchus parvulus chromosome 18, STF_HiC, whole genome shotgun sequence DNA:
- the UBALD2 gene encoding UBA-like domain-containing protein 2 has protein sequence MSVNMEELRHQVMINQFVLAAGCAADQAKQLLQAAHWQFETALSAFFQETNIPSSHHPPDDVHPQQHAGHAAQLPGRAGHVLQAAHLGEPAEQQQPHHLHGLLPPGQLQPLLGLLSPQPPALLAAPVLAHGPRPPPPPAPPAALLAAHPPGPCPPTESRGHHGWAEIRLGLPGGWGGQGGPGRGVGGRGSPRNALE, from the exons aTGTCCGTCAACATGGAGGAGCTGCGGCACCAGGTGATGATCAACCAGTTCGTGCTGGCGGCGGGCTGTGCCGCCGACCAggccaagcagctgctgcaggcggCACACTGGCAGTTCGAG ACAGCCCTCAGCGCCTTCTTCCAGGAGACCAACATTCCCAGCAGCCACCACCCCCCAGATG atGTGCACCCCCAGCAACACGCCGGCCACGCCGCCCAACTTCCCGGACGCGCTGGCCATGTTCTCCAAGCTGCGCACCTCGgagagcctgcagagcagcaacaGCCCCATCACCTCCATGGCCTGCTCCCCCCCGGGCAGCTTCAGCCCCTTCTGGGCCTCCTCTCCCCCCAGCCAccagccctcctggctgcccccGTCCTCGCCCACGGCCCACGGCCTCCACCACCACCTGCACCACCCGCAGCCCTCCTGGCCGCCCACCCCCCCGGCCCCTGCCCCCCCACAGAAAGCCGTGGCCACCATGGATGGGCAGAGATAAGGCTGGGGCTgccggggggctgggggggtcagggggggccgggccggggcgtTGGGGGCAGGGGCTCGCCGAGAAACGCACTGGAATAA